In Stanieria sp. NIES-3757, the DNA window GCTTCTGATTCCTGATCTAAAGCAGTTTGTAATAGTTCTAAAACAGAAGGATCTCCTATTTTCATCAAAGCTAAAGCTGCTGCTTTGCGACTTTCCCCTTCCTGGTGCTGCAATAATTCAAGTAAATCGGGAATTGCTGATTGCTCGGCTAAATTACCTAACGCTGATGCTGCTTCACTTCTGACATTACTAGCAGAATCTCGTAAAGAATTGATTAATAAATTTAAAGCCCGTTCTTCTCGTTGTTCTTCTGCTACTTTTGCGATCGCGCCTACTACCGCAGCACGTACTGCTGCTGAATCAGAATTAAATGCTTGATACAATTGTTCTCTGGCTTTAGTACCAATAAAAGCTAATGCCCAAGCTGCATGACCTTTAATCGTTTCAGTACTTTCTGGTGACGCTAAAATATCAATCAATGGTGGTATTGATGCTTCCCCTGTTTGAGCTAATGCACCAACTGCCGAACCTCTGACCACCACATCATCATCTTTTAAAACCGCATCAATTAGGGTAGGAATAGCCGTAGGATCTGCAATTAAATTTAAGGTTTTAGCTGCTGCTCGACGTACTACAGGATTGGGATGATGAGCTAATGCCTCTTGTAAGAAAGGAGTAGCTGGTTTACCAACTACACCCAAAGCTTCCGCAAAACCAAGTCTAACCAAACCTCGTGGATCTCCCATACATTCAACCATTTGTTTAATGAGTTGATGATCGTTAATATCAAAAGTCTTGAGGTCTAATTGTTGATTGACTTTTTTCAGCAGAGCATCAGTTTCTATTTCAGATAATTGAGTTACGGGATTACTCATCAGACCTACACCAATCTAAACAAGCTAGATTGTAAAATGAAATGATTTCATTTCCTACTTTCTCTGTCGCAACTTCATGTTTCTTATGCCTGTTGCTTAAACATCTCTTTTAAAACTAAAGCAGGATCGATATAATTCCCGTTGTATTTTAAAGCCCAATGTAAATGAGGGCCTGTAGTACGTCCAGTCATACCCACACGCCCAATTCTTGAGCCTACAGGTACTTCCTGACCTTGCCAAATCTGTAATCCACCATTGCGGTCAATTAAATAACTTCCTTTCGCTCCCGTTTCCACATGACCTTCCAAATGACAGTAAGCGTGTTGCCAAGGTCCTGATTGCACGATTACAGAAGTACCACAAGCGGTGTGGTCGGATACTTGAATTATTTTACCAGTCCACCAGTTTCTGACATAACTACCGATAGGAGCAGCCATATCTAAACCATTGTGAAACTGTCGTTGACCATCAACAGGAGAAAGTCGATAACCGAAAGCAGAAGTATAAGATTGAAAGTTTTCTACTGGAAAAGAACCGTATCGCCAGGCAGTCTCAGCAACTTCAATAGGTTCTGAGGGTAGGTTTGGAGGGTTAGTTGCTTGGGTTGGCTGTTGATTTAGGTTACCTAATCCCAAACAAATTAATAAAGCAAATAAAGCCAGTAAGATCGAGCGATACCACTTAAACTTTAAGAAATCGGTCATTAGTGTTGCCAAGTAGAGTTAGTTGAAAGTTTTCTCAATAACAATCAACTGGTAATAGTCATACTAAATTCATTCAGAGTAATGTAAAGATTTAGGGAATACAACTGCCCTTCTAGTAATTTGTTCGTAAAAATTAGCAGATACTTAAATTAATATAAACATTAGTCAATAATCTCTCCTAATATACAATCTAATTATCCGATCGGCAAGGAAAGAAATAGGTAATAACACCAAGAGAAATTATGTCTATGGTGAAGAGTTTTGTTAAAATTCTTGAATAATTACTTAATTACCCAATAATTTGGTAGCAATACCAGCAAATTATGCTTAATGAAATCTTGCCCTTTGATTTTCAGATCGATACAGCAGCGATCGCTGCTGCTTGTCTGTGGTCATTGGCTCTTTATCTCAGTTTTGCTTCTATCAAAGATTGGATTACTGACCAATTAACACGATGGTTTAATTTTGCCGAACGTTTTTTGTATACTTCTGTAGAAGAATTTGAAGCTACTCGTACTGCTAGAGAATCCCAAAATGCTTTCTACGCTTCGGTATTTAGTATTTTTCCTTTTCTGGTGGCAGGATTTTTCTGTAATTGGGGATTAGAATTTAGTCTAGGATTAAGTTGGTCGTTTAGCTTGGGTATTATGGCTTGTATAGGTTGCGGTGTCTATATCTTAGGACATAGAGATGGTCAAGCTTAAGTATTTAAATTAATTAATGAGGTTTTTGAAACAATGCAAGTTAGTCAGCGTCCTGTTATCGATGAGCAATCAGAAGTTTTATTTCCTTCCCGTACCGCTTCAGTGAAACGGACAACTAAAGAAACTGATGTCGCAGTGAAGTTAAATTTAGATGGTCAAGGAAAATGTCAGGTTGATACAGGAGTACCTTTTCTGGATCATATGTTGCATCAAATTGCTTCTCACGGTCTAATCGATTTAGAAATCAAAGCTACAGGCGACATTGAAATTGATGACCACCATACTAATGAAGATGTAGGTATTACTTTAGGTCAAGCTTTGACTCAAGCTTTAAGCGATCGCAAGGGAATCGTTCGTTTTGGTCATTTTATCGCTCCTTTGGATGAAGCTTTGATTCAGGTGGCGTTAGATTTTTCTGGTCGACCTCATCTCAGTTATGGTTTAACTATCCCCACCGAAAGAGTAGGTACTTATGATACTCAACTAGTGAGAGAATTCTTTGTTGCTATAGTTAATCATGGACAAATGACTCTTCATCTTCGTCAACTAGACGGAATCAATTCTCATCACATTATTGAGGCTGCTTTTAAAGCTTTTGCTCGTTCTTTGAGGATGGCCGTAGAAATAGACCCTAGGCGTGCAGGTGCTATTCCTAGCTCGAAAGGAGTTTTATAAAACCGCAGAAAAAGTAGAAAAAAAGCGTTACGATCTTTTTAAAGAAAAATAAACTTTTGTAAAGAACTTTGACTGCAAATCTTAAACCCCAAAATCTCTTACCTAGAGCTACTAAATGGCATTCTCTCCAACCTATTTGGCAGGGAGGAGAAGAAATGGTCAAACAAGGACTGCCTCACAGTCAACTAGCCCCTACTTGGCAGATTTTATTATTGGGAGATGGTTCTCCAACTCGTCACCTAAAACTACTAACTGGAGAACCAACTGAAGTTGATGTGATTGATATGTCCTTAATTGAGACTGATGACGATGGCGCACCTGAAGGCATTATTGCAATATCAGAACCTCGACTACGAAGACAGGTTTGGTTACGTACTGCCTCTGGTCAAAGATTAGCTTATGCAGCTTCTTGGTGGGATGCAAATCATGTTGATGAGTATTTACAAAATCGCTCTCTACCAATTTGGGAAAGTCTTTCTCGTTTACATACTGAGTTGTATCGGGATGTCCAAGGAATATATTACGGTCACTGTCGAGCGTTAGAACTGGCTTTTGGAGAAAAAGGACCTTTTTGGGGTCGTCATTACTTATTTTGGCATGATCGTAAACCTTTAACTTTAATTTATGAAGTATTTTCTCCTTATTTAGCTAAATATCTAGGAGAAACACATTAACAAAATTTAGTTTGGCTCTTGACCACAGGACATTTGATTTGATTGATAACTAGGACAACAGACTTAATTGCTTAATTTGAGCTTCTTTGAGCATAAAAGTGTTGACTAATAAACAATCAATCATTTCACGAATGTATTTTTCAGTTCTGAGACGCAATTCTAAAGAATTATAGGGCAGTTTATTTTGGGTTAATTGTTGAACTTTAGTAATTGTATAAAGAAGCAACCGATAGTAAATTTGTGGTTGTTTGAAATAAAAGTAATATCCAGAAAAATAAATACTTTCTAAAGTATTATCTAATTCTTCTCTGGCGACTTTAATAATCAAAGCTAAATTGGGTTGATTCATTTATCCCTCGATGCTTAGATAAAATTTGGTGGTTGGAGCAGTAAAAATTCTTCTTTCATTAAATTAAATAATTTATTTTGGCTTTCTGTTAGTTCGGGATGAGCGTTTGAACATAACTGTTTAACTACGTAAGGACAACCCAATAATTGAGTACCATTGTA includes these proteins:
- a CDS encoding HEAT repeat-containing PBS lyase; translated protein: MSNPVTQLSEIETDALLKKVNQQLDLKTFDINDHQLIKQMVECMGDPRGLVRLGFAEALGVVGKPATPFLQEALAHHPNPVVRRAAAKTLNLIADPTAIPTLIDAVLKDDDVVVRGSAVGALAQTGEASIPPLIDILASPESTETIKGHAAWALAFIGTKAREQLYQAFNSDSAAVRAAVVGAIAKVAEEQREERALNLLINSLRDSASNVRSEAASALGNLAEQSAIPDLLELLQHQEGESRKAAALALMKIGDPSVLELLQTALDQESEAAIQQIIKLAINQLEKKLESDDWN
- a CDS encoding Peptidase M23, translating into MTDFLKFKWYRSILLALFALLICLGLGNLNQQPTQATNPPNLPSEPIEVAETAWRYGSFPVENFQSYTSAFGYRLSPVDGQRQFHNGLDMAAPIGSYVRNWWTGKIIQVSDHTACGTSVIVQSGPWQHAYCHLEGHVETGAKGSYLIDRNGGLQIWQGQEVPVGSRIGRVGMTGRTTGPHLHWALKYNGNYIDPALVLKEMFKQQA
- the hisB gene encoding imidazoleglycerol-phosphate dehydratase, producing MQVSQRPVIDEQSEVLFPSRTASVKRTTKETDVAVKLNLDGQGKCQVDTGVPFLDHMLHQIASHGLIDLEIKATGDIEIDDHHTNEDVGITLGQALTQALSDRKGIVRFGHFIAPLDEALIQVALDFSGRPHLSYGLTIPTERVGTYDTQLVREFFVAIVNHGQMTLHLRQLDGINSHHIIEAAFKAFARSLRMAVEIDPRRAGAIPSSKGVL
- a CDS encoding hypothetical protein (protein of unknown function DUF564), coding for MTANLKPQNLLPRATKWHSLQPIWQGGEEMVKQGLPHSQLAPTWQILLLGDGSPTRHLKLLTGEPTEVDVIDMSLIETDDDGAPEGIIAISEPRLRRQVWLRTASGQRLAYAASWWDANHVDEYLQNRSLPIWESLSRLHTELYRDVQGIYYGHCRALELAFGEKGPFWGRHYLFWHDRKPLTLIYEVFSPYLAKYLGETH